GGACCATCATGGTTGAGTCTGAGGAGTTGGGGAGTTGATTCTGAGGGGGGCTTCCTAGATCGCTGCAGGGTGAGGTGGTTGAGCCTAGGAGGGACAGAATGTCTAATTGCCTATGAGGAGAGTTCACTGGAAGATCTGGAGTAAGAATGATGTTCACCATgagctggaagggaaggaaggcagttATCCGAGTGACCCAGTCCCTGAGGAGGTGAACCCCGTTACTAAAAGGTTTGGTTGAATGGACAGGTACAAACGGTTGTGGCTTATTCAGAAAAACAGCATTTTCTGTGTGAATTTCTTGCCAAGCTGTTACTTCATCCTTCCAAGCCCAACTCCTTTCACCCACTCACAGTCAAGCTGAAGGACCAGGCAGCCGGAGGCTGTGAAGCTGGGAATCCAGACCCAGTTCTATGTTCAGAGCTGCCCCCAAGGCTTGGCCTCCACCTACCCTGGCCCTCAGCACCCTGGGCAGAGAGCCCAAGAGCATAGCAGGAACGCAAGAAGTGAGGTCCATATTAGAAGACTGGTCAGAGGGCCCTCGGAAAGTTAAGCCCCCAGAGAACAGGTTTGCAAGTCCCCAGCAGTAGGCAAGTCAGAGGGGTCCTGGGGTTAGAGGGGAGGCAAGGTGGGCCAGAAGCCCATGGAGAGAGCGCAGGGGTGGTGAGGCCACCACCAGGGGGCGATACTGGTGCTGCTGCCCTTGAGGGTGGAGGACGCCAGATGCCCGGAGGCCGTGTGAGCCTTGGCCTCAAACCTTTATCGTGTAGGGTGGGGGGCGCGAAAGAAGAGAGCGGCGCccttccctgcaccccaccctgTCGGCCCCGCCTCCCTGGCCCCGCCTtccagcccccgccccacccccggctccgcctccaccccccgccccgcctccggCCGCAGCCCCTTCCTCCCGCAGCTGGTGCTGTGGGGCCGCGGAGCAGCGCGTCGCCGTCTCTATGGCCGGGGATCCAAGCTTAAaggtgagagaggcagggagcgcgggcggcggcggggcctGGGCCGGGGGGcggaggccaggccaggccttCCCCACATCCATTCCACCCTCCAAGCTGGGCCAGGCCTTTCTCACCGTCAAGTCCCGGGTCCTGCTATAAAGGCGCTGGAGGGGCGCGGGCCAGGCCTCCTGCCGTGCAGGGCGCAGACCCGCCACCGCGGAGTCGGGGACCGGCGCGGGGCGGGGACCCGCGTGGCGAACAGTGTTCCCCGGGATCTGGGTCACGTCTCCTGGCGTCCGGCGGGATCGAAGGAGAGCTTGTCCTCGAGCTGCAGCAGTAGAGACAGAGGTTAGATCTGAGGAGAGGGAAGACCCTCATACTGTCCAGGATGATGGAAGGAGAGGGTAGCGGGGGAAGGGCTCTCAGGCCAGAAGAGACGGCCATCCTACTGGGCCGAGGGGAATGCCGcctacactaagcaggtggacgTCTGGGATGAAGGTCGAGAGCCTGCTGATCCAACATCGATCctgttttgggggggagggggtgcctccGTTCCTCAGTTTCTTGAGCCCTAGGATCTAATACTCGGAAGGTGATCAGAGTTCAGGGGGCTGGCCCTAGGGAGGAACCCAAACTGTGGAACTGGGGGTGGAGTGTGGGGTGTAGACTGGAGACCTTGAAGCCTTGTCgccactgggggagggagggcagccgCTCCGCCCCCCGTTTAGCCCCGCCCTCCCTCCCAACAGGTTAAATGGAGGCTGAGAGCCCCTGCCCAACTCCCATATCTAGAACGGCAGCATACAGGGGAGTGGAGCGGTGCTAAGTTccattccatctttcttttgctaAAGCGAGGGGCCTCCTTCCGTCTAGGTTAGGTACCCCTTCCTTTGCAGAGAAGCCCGTTGCATTTGAACATCTGAGGTCAGATGCCTCCCTacatcaccacacacacacacacacacacatttggaatCTGGCCTTAAAATTGGGACTTTGAGGAAGGGAGGTAATGCTGCTCTGCACCTCAGTGGACACTGGCAGCCTCCAACCCTGCAGTGAGAACTGGACCCCTGTTTGAACATATGCTGCCCCTGCACACATGTAATTTGTGTGTCTGAGCACTGTGTGAACATACATGTACTTGACCCTTCTGTTAACATGAACATGCCTGACCTACTGTATCGGTGGGTTTGTGTGCATGTCCctacacatatgtatgtgcacGACCTTTCTGTGAATAGGTGTACAATCCTTCATATGCACACGTGTGGATTTATAACCCTCCTTAACTTCTGAGGCTGTGCGATCTGCTGAATGAACGGATGAGAATATGTGAATAGAGCCTTATTTGTCAATGTGTATGAACGCATCTGGCAGGCCCTTTATATGAGCATATGTGTGCACAAACCTCCCTGTGAATGTATGTGTGCATGACTCTCCTATGAGTACATTTGTTCACAGCCCTTCTGtgaacatgtgtgtatgtgcacctATTGTGTGCACATCACCCCCTTCTGGACATGTGTGACTTCTGCCATGAACCACACTCTGAGTGGTTTCTCTAACCTGGAGTGTGTTCCTCCTGCCCAGTCCTAGAGCCTGATACCTCATAGCCGTAgggctccctctccaccccccaccccacttctgcACTAAGCAAATAGGAGGCCCCAAAGGTAAACAGGTGTGCCTCCACAGTGAGGGGTGGGGCATGGGCAGTTTGCCTGGGGCCTCGTGCTGCCCAGCCCCCAGATGAGGAGCTGACGCCCTCTAGTCTACACTCTTCTCTACACTCATACTATATTCTCCCCCTCTGGGCTCTGACCACTACAGTGCTGACCTTTACCTCTTGAATAAATGCTCCAAATTCCTGTTTTCCCTCTGGCCGGATCCTAGTCCTTCCCCTCGCCTCAAGGCCACATAGTTAATATTTGACCtggaaaggaggggagaggccaGTGGCCCTTGTGGCTGTGTCTGTGGGTGTCTGATGAGATTGGGTGGGTCAGGCTTCCTCCACACCCAGCCCAGTCCAGGAAGCCTTCAAGAGCCACCTCAGAGATCAGGCCTATTACAGGGGTCAGGGGAGATCTGCCACCTACTTCCACCCCATCCCCACATGACTTGAGAGAGTCCAGGTGTGGAATAGTCTCCAGGGTAAGCCAGGGGAGGTGGCCAAGAGCTCCCATCACTCACCATTTCCATGTTGCTTTTATCTCAACTGGCCTTGCACACTAGAGCATCCTGCATAGATATTACACCTGTGCAGTGCAGCCAGGGGGCCCCAGATACCCGCCCCCCACCATGTCTATGAATGCCTATTTGCAGGTAGGGACACGTGTGGATGCCTAGCCAGAGAGTGCAGTACAGACTCGCATGGGCAGAGTAGAGATGTGCACCCCCTCGGAGAGGAATGCTGAGGAGGAGAAGTGTCTAATTAAAGAGAGATTCCAGAGGGAGCTCTCGggccagggaaaagaaaaaacaaagggaaaacaggacaaaatcaaCAAAGGCCCATTAAATGTCTCTGCCAAGCTTTCTTGCATAAGGCACCCCCGCAGGCAGCAGGGGCAGCTGCTGCCCCAAGTTTGGTCCCATTGTTGGGAGGAGAAGGCATTCTCTCTGAAAACGGAGCTCCACCCGAGACGGAGGCCTAGCTTAGCCTCTGAGTTGGCCAGAGGAGGGTGGATACTTTGGGTTCGGGTTGGGAGGAGTCTAGGGTCTTGTAAGGAGGGCAAGTTCTACCCAACTTGCATCAGAGCAGAGAAGTGGACAGAGCGACAGTGAGCCAATCCTGACGTAGGAGTTCTGTGGTCCCTCCCACCAGTGCCCCCTGAAGTCTGGGGGTAATGCCATCtaccttccacacacacacagataaaagaGCTTTTCtaccctgttttttttctttagaaaacggACCTCAGAGAACCAGAACTAGTCCTGCTGTCGGGGCAGAGTGACCCCATCAGTGACCTACGACCCCCTTATGACCCCACAACTCCTTCCCACCATGGAGTTTGTATTTGATGCAGAAAAGCAGTGTGtgatccatccctccctctgaccTCTAACCTGGGATTCCATGGCCACACAACCCTGTGATTCCATGTCCCCTCGATTCCAGGACCCTCCCTGGCCCCATGACCCCTGACCTTCCAAGTGACCTCCCTGGACCTTGACCCCTGTGACTATTCTTGCCATCATACCCTGTGACTGTGGCCCTGGCTCCCCTTGGGGGTCTTACTGGTCTGGGCCTCCCCAGAAAAATGTGGGGAAGGCTCTGGCCCCTCTTCCTGAGCTTCCTCACAGCATCTGCAGTCCCTGGACCCTCACTGCGGAGACCATCCAGAGAACTAGATGCCATCCCACGGATGACCATCCCCTATGAAGGttagatgcccccccccccccccgccaaatttGAAATGCAGCAGGAGCCAggtctgggagtggggaggacacCCCAGGGCTGGGCTCACGACTCCCACTCTCCCCAAGAGCTCTCCAGGACCCGGCACTTCAAGGGCCAAGCCCAGAACTACTCAACACTGCTGCTGGAGGAGTCTTCAGCAAGACTGCTGGTTGGAGCCCGAGgtgccctcttctctctcaatGCCCGTGACATAGGAGATGGGGCTCACAAAGAGGTTAGCCCTTAGAACCTGGAACACCCAGAGGATCTCCGGCTTTATCCACCTCCCTGGGACCTCGATTTCCTGGAAGCCTCGCCAGCCTTCCATAGCCCCCTGGTCAGATAGCATGGCCCTTCCTAAACCACGTCTCCCTTACCATCCAATGCTCCTCCTGAAACCTACCTGTACCCCAGTTTCCCCTGTTCCCTGCAGTCCTATACCTGGTCCCACAGATAATGGTGAAAGGGAAGGCTCCTGGGGTCAACACATCAGCCCATTCCCTTTCCCTGTCTCCAGATCCACTGGGAGGCCTCCCCAGAGATGCAAAGCAAATGCCatcaaaaagggaaaaacaaccaGGTATGTGGTCTGTCCTTTCCCcagctcctttccttctcttcagttGGAGATGTCAAGGTTGGTGGGGACACAGATGGAGAGGTATGGATCAGCCAGTCAGTTGCAGCAACCACAGCAAACACGTGAGTGTAGCCAGAGTGGTGGGCCCTAGGTGCAGCACTTCTAATCCAAACAGCTGGTCACCTACCAGCTTGGCCTATAGTGGCATCTGAATCTCTTCTGGGCTCCTGAGTAAGAATCATGATAGAAATAAGTAATCTCTAGTAAATGCTGACTTAGCCATTATCTCTCTTAATTCTAAAATAACCCTATGAAATAGTATtatcctccattttacagatgagacaaatGAGGTTTAGTCAAGGACTAGCTCAAATACCCAGTATTCCATGGAGGGCTGTTAGCGAATTGCCAGTTCTTTCAAGCTAAAGAACAGGGTGTCTGCAGGGGTTCCATGTCTGGCTATGTAACAGATCCATCTGGAGAACTTTTTAGAAATACGcattcccaggggtgcctggctggctcagtcagtagagcatgcaactcttgatctcagggtcatgagttcaaatcccacattgggcatagagcccaATGAAAGAAGAagcccaaaaagaaagaaaaaaaactatattccCTGGCCCAGGggttctgattcagtgggtctggggtggtgTCGGGATAGGTGTGTTTAACGAGGCACCGCTAAGAGATTTCATCAAAAGTGCTGCTGGAGCAGCATGGGTAGGAAGTGGGGCTGGTGAAGCAAGTGGAACCCAGTCACAGAGCACTGCAAATGCCCAGCTAGAGGTATGGGTTTTATTCTGTGACAGTGGGCACCCTCACCATTTGGTACTTTAGAGACTCTCAGACTTTAGTGTGCACAAGAATCACCTGGGTATGTTATAAATGCAGGTGCTAACTCAGTCAGTCTGGGGAAGGGGCCCAAGATTCTGCAATTCTAACAAGCTTCCAGAGGAAGCTGATACTGTTGCTCCCCAAGCCACACTTTGGGTAGCAAGGCTTCAGGAAGACAATTCCCAAAACATGTTCTGagaaacattaattttcaaaAGGGGGGTTTAATGGTCAGatgagtttgggaaatgctgtatGCTTAATGCCACAGTGCACAGCAACATCCCTAAGGCCCTGAGAAGTCCCCTGGCAAGGCAGGTTTTAGCCATGGTTTCCAACTTATTTGACCACAGAATTCCTCCCTcatcccactttatttttttgtttgtttatttatttaagtttattttgagagagagtgtgtgtgcatgaatgggggggggaggcaagcagagggtgagggagagaatcccacacaggctcctcatggggcttgatcccacaaaccatgagttcatgccctgagccgaaatcaagagtcagacacttaacttactgagccacccaggtgctctccttcccacccacccccatccccccccacccccactttttttgtgtgtgtgtttatttatttttgagagagaaagagacagagcatgagtggggaggggcagagagagagggagacacagaatccaaagcaggctccaggctccgagctgtcagcacagagcccaatgcggggctcgaactcacaaactgtgaaatcgtgacctgagccgaagttggacgcttaaccgactgagccacccagggaccccgaccttttttaatgtaaacatctTGGGGAAACACTACTAGAGTAATACGAATCCAGGCCCAGGCACTAGATGGATTAAAATGGAGTAAGtctatgggacacctgggtggctcagttgattaagcatctgactcagttcgtgatctcgtggttcgtgagtttgagtcctgcaaggagcctgcttgggattatctctctgcctctcccctgccctctctctatctctccctcaaaataaataaaaataaacttaaaaaaaaatccttctaaaaaaaaatcataaaataaaatagtgagtCTGGAGGCAGGAAAGGCAGTGAAGGTTGGGGGCATCATGGGGGTCAGAGGAGGAAGGCATGAGCAGGCTAGTGGAGAGAAGGGACCCGGGGAGGCAATGGGATGAGACAAAAAGGCCTGCATGGATTCAAACCCTGGGTAACAAGCAGGAGGAGGAATCATGAACAAGGCAAacaagtgtggggggggggtgcttagcTTGAGGCATTTAATGGGCAGAGAAgagcagtgtggctggagcaggtgagggaggggaggaaggcacagagacCTACCATGCAGGGCCGGAAGTGGTAGGCTATGTTCAGGACTCTAGTGGGCCACTGAAGGTTTTTTAAATACAGCAGTGACATGATCTGGtttacatgtttaaaatatgCCTTGGAAAGTGGGTTGCCAGAGGGTGCTAATCGGTAGAATATCTCTGGAAGGAAACCAGACAATGGTAAGAGCAGTCCCCTTTGAAAGCAACAGGGATAAAAGGAGACGCTCTGTTTACAACCTATCCCTTTGTACCTTCTGAATTTTACACTGTGTACATGCATTCCTCACTCATAGAATAAACAAGTAGCTTTTACAGAGTGGCGGAGGCTTGGGAGAACTGACAGGCAGTCTCTACAGTTGTCCAGGGAAGAGGCAACAGTGGTGACATGGACTagggtggtggaggtggagggggaagTGGACCACGTCAGGAGACATGACGACAAAGAATCTCGAGGAAGGACTGAACATGGGGGTGAGGGAGTGGGAAGCAGCAAGGATGACTCCTGGAATCGACTAataagatggatggatgaagtgAGGTGGGAAAGACTGGATGAACAGGTTTAGGAGGGAAGATGCAGGTTAGGGAGGAGGGAATGAGCTAGCTATTGGGTggagagagggcagagcctggggaTACATTTGGTAGTGTCACCCTACAGGGGGTGTGGGAGCTCCAGGACTAGGGGACACTGCTGAGAAGGAGATGTGAGAGAAGTGTCTCAGGGTGGTGGGAGCCCTGGGGGCCCCCGAACTGGGGGTGCGGAGGGCTGCAGGCCATGCAGAAGCTGGCAAAATGTGTCAGGTAATCCTGACAGTGAGATAGAAGACTGAAGAGGGGTCAATGCCGCTGGGAAGCCCAAGGACAGTGGGTTCCAGGGAGTAGTCTGTGTTCCGGGCAGTGAGCAGGCCCACTGGGAACTCAGAACTGTGTCGGGTGGGTGGGGGCAAGAGCCGAACTACAACGCTGGATTAACGGAAAAGGCCTCTAAGCAGGCTGGGGGCTCACAGCCCTCTCCCACTTCCCCCCCAGACGGAGTGCTTCAACCATGTGCGATTCCTTCAGCGACTCAATGCCACCCACTTCTATGCATGCGGGACTCACGCCTTCCAGCCTCTCTGTGCAGCCATTGTGAGTAggtctgccccagcccagcccttaTTGCTGCTCCCTGGCTCTGGACCAGTCTGAGCTTGGGCCATGACCCCTGCCTGTCCTCGAGACCACTGACTTCTGGCCTCGTAATCCTCCAGGATGCTGAGGCCTTCACCTTGCCAACAAGCtttgaggaggggaaggagaagtgtCCTTATGACCCAGCCCGTGGCTTCACAGGCCTCATCATCGGTGAGCATGcgctcctccccaccctggccccttATCCATCAGCGTGCTCTTTGGGGGACACGGACCTCGTTGCTAGGACTTGCCACTGATATGTGTTATGTGCCTTATTGTATGTGACGTGTCTGTCACGCGTGGCATGCCTGTGCTCCAGATGGAGGCCTCTACACAGCCACACGGTATGAATTCCGGAGCATCCCTGACATCCGCCGAAGCCGCCACCCGCACTCCTTGAGGACTGAGGAGGCTCCGATGCACTGGCTCAATGGTTAGGAGGATGAGGCACAGGatgttggggggcaggggactATTCATCTTTACTCCCTTGGGCAGTTGACATCCCATCCCCAAATTCCCAGGTGAGCCTGTCTATTCCTGAGTGTGGTTGAGTGAGGGGTAGTGGAGGGGATCCCCATCCTGTCTCAGGGGCCACTTGAACTGCCCAACCTGCAGATGCTGAGTTTGTGTTCTCCGTCCTGGTACGGGAGAGCGAGGCCAGTACGGTGGGCGATGACGACAAGGTTTACTACTTCTTCACGGAGCGGGCCACTGACGAGGGCCCCAGCAGCTTCACCCAGAGCCGCAACAGCCACCGTGTGGCCCGTGTGGCCCGTGTGTGCAAGGTGAGTGGCACCAAGTTTGGCCCAAGAGTGTACAAGTGGAACCTCTGACGCTGACCCTGTGCCCTACCTCCCCAGGGAGACCTAGGAGGAAAGAAGATCTTGCAGAAGAAGTGGACCTCCTTCTTAAAGGCGCGTCTAGTCTGCCACATTCCACAGTATGAGATGCTACGTGGTGTCTGCAGCCTGGACACGGACACCTCAGCACGCACACACTTCTATGCGGCCTTCACGCTGACCACACAGTGGTCAGTGCAGGGACAGTGGGGACACAAGGAACTGGGGACAGCCTGAGGCCTGGAGCAGAGGTCAACGAGGAGAAATAGGATCCCTTGTGGGGAGGCTggttgcagagagagaattccaggcacaTCCAGCTAGCCTGGAGCCAGAGGCCACAGTGGCCTCCTGACCCTTAGGAGAGGCCCTGAGGCCGAGAGCTGGGGTTGGCCAGGGTTAACAGTGAGCTCCAGGCtggggcaggtggcagggggGCAGGCTCCACCCAGTGTGGCTCAGGCCCCTCCCCTATGTCCCTTCCTAGGAAGACCCTAGAGGCCTCAGCCATCTGCCGCTACGACCTGGCCGAGGTGCAGGCTGTCTTCGCAGGTCCCTACATGGAATACCAGGACGGTGCCCGGCGCTGGGGCCGCTATGAGGGTGGGGTGCCGGAGCCCCGGCCCGGCTCAGTGAGTGCCCAGGCCTGGGGTCAGTGCTGAGTAGACAGAACCcccgggaggggcaggagggcctagccttggggggggggggggaggagggggagggcacgCAAGCAGTAGATTCCTGAGGTTCactgcctctgccccccaccccagtgcatCACAGATTCATTGCGCACTCGCGGCTACAACTCATCCCAGGATTTGCCATCCCTCGTCTTGGACTTCGTGAAGTTGCACCCACTAATGGCTCGGCCCGTGGTGCCCACACGAGGACGGCCCCTGCTGCTCAAGCGCAGTGTGCGCTATACACACCTCACAGGGACGCCTGTCACCACGCCTGCCGGACCCACCTATGACCTGCTCTTTCTGGGCACAGGTACTTTTGACCCCTGGCCTGGGCCCTTTGGTAACTGCTGACCTGGGTCCTTGATCCTCGTTGACCGCTCATCCCCTGAATGACTTTTGATCACAAAACCCTGGTGACCAATGATGTTGATTCTTCAATGAGCACTCACTACTGACCCCCAGTGACCACTGGCTCTTGGTACCTGCGGATTCCTGTCACCAACCACAGTGATATTTGACCCTGATCACTAATGTTTCTGGACCCAACAATTCCTGCCATGACAAGCCCAGAGTTCCCAGCCAGGGAACTGTTCCCAGTCCTGAGTAACTGTTACCGGCTGAATCCTTGTCCCTGACGTCCTGGCTCCCAAGCTACTCCCATTAGGCTATTGCAGGGGGCTGAAaacagattccatttctgggttctgacCCTCTGCCCTTTCCATACCAGCTGATGGCTGGATCCACAAGGCCGTGGTGCTGGGTTCTGGGATGCACATTATCGAAGAGACACAAGTGTTCAAGGAGCCCCAGTCTGTGGAAAATCTGGTCATCTCTCCAATGCAGGTAGCCTCTGACCCATTACTTGCCAGAATagggggagggagtgggtggCTGGGCAGTGGCCGTGTGTGTCTGTAGGTGGGAGCTGGGGGTGTTGCCAACCAGCTTTCCTCTCCGGCTCCCAGCACAGCCTTTACGTGGGGGCCCCTAGTGGTGTCATCCAGCTACCACTGTCGAGCTGCTCCCGCTACCGCTCCTGCTATGACTGCATCCTGGCCCGGGACCCCTACTGTGGCTGGGACCCCAGCACCCATTCCTGCATCATAACCAACAGGTCCCAGGGTAGCAGGTAAGAGGTGGTAGGGGTGTGCGGGTCCCGTGTGAACAGGGGATCAGGGCCTGAGGGGAGGAGGCGGGCCTGCTAGctggagggggagtggggggcggtTGTTGGCAACAGCATCATTGACTTCCACTGGGGAAACTAAAGCTCAGTTCCCCTGTTCGTGAGTTTAGGACAGCACTGATACAGGACATAGAGAGAGGAAACCGAGGCTGTGAAGGCAACAAGGACACAGGTAAGTGACAGGCATGGACGTGTGTAGGCCCGGCTGCATAGCCCGTCCTCTACGTTTACTGTCATTTGCCTGTGCGTGTACGTATCTGAATGGTTGTGTCTGTGTGCTTTCAGCGAGGATGTTCCAGCACAGtgtggcacagagtaagtgctccaCAGACATCTGCTGCCCTAAAGGATTATAAATGAGGAGAAAGGCTCATGACATAAAAGTTCTTTTTGTCACACCTGAGCTTATAGCCAAGTGTGTgctggcgggggcgggagggggggcaaTTAAATGATCACACAAGTAATTCTTTCCATTGGTTTTTGCTACAAAAGGAATACTTACAACTATAACAAGGATTTGAAGGACAATGAATACTCCCCTGAGGAAGATCAGATGACTGAGCTGATACCTAAAGGAGGAGTGGAAGTTAATAGTCATACTAACATGTACTGagtacttactctgtgccaggcgctgACCAAACACGTACACACACGATCTCTTTTATGCTCACAGCATTGCTAGGAGAGAGGTGCCACGATCCCCATCCCTATGAGGGGCAATCTCTCTGAGGTACAGGGAGAGTAAGTACACTGCCCAAAGTTAATAAGCTATTAAGTAGTGGGGTCAGAATTCAAACCTGACCCCAAACAGTCTGACTGGAGTCGGTGCTTTTCATTACTTCTGTGCTCTTTCCCCCTGGCCAACCAGCGGAGGGCACGGAGAGGGGGGGTGACATCCAAGCAGAGGGGCAGCAGGCCGATGAGCTTGGGGTGTTTGCCAAGAGGCTGGAGAAGTGGGCAGGGACCATGTTGAGGCGGGGAAGTGGCACAATCAGTGTGGTGTTTTTAAAAGGTTACCCCACTCCTGCATGGAGAATAAATTACATGGGGGCCAGAGTGGGCCAGcagctggggaaggagagaagtgaACAGGGCTGAGATGGATTCTGGAAGCAGAATCCTGGTGAGAATTAGACACgaaggtgaaggagagagagaggcaaggggaCTCCCCGGTTTCTGACTTAAGCAGCTGAGTAGCTACTGGTGCCATTCACTGTGACAATTCAAGGAAAAGACCTGGTGTAGTTTGGGACGGAGGCTTTGGCCTTAGTTCCTGTGCCATGTTCAAGAGACCTCCCGTGGAGATGCCCTGTGTGTGGAAGATGTTCAGGTCTGTCGATCAGGGAAGAACTCTGTGCTAGAGATTGAGCTTACAAATCATTGGCAGATAGCAGGCACTGAAACCACTGAGACGGGCCAATGCAAACCTTAAACGGGAACACAAACGCAGGAGACCTCATTCCGTTGTCACCATGATTCCAGATTTGCGCTTGGTGCTAGGGACTAACAGTGAACCACCTGACCTGCCATCTCCAGCGCCCTCCCTCAGATAGACAACACTGACCACTCCtctcaccgcccccctccccacctacagggccaccaccaccactgagAACCCGCTCTGTCCTCCGAGGTGACGATGTTCTCCTGCCCTGTGACCAGCCATCCAACCTGGCCCGGGCCTTGTGGCTGCTCAATGGGAGCATGGGCCTGAATGACGGACAGCATGGCTACCGCGTGGGCGTGGATGGGCTGCTGGTGACAAACATACAGCCTGAGCACAGTGGCAACTATGGCTGCTATGCTGAGGAGAATGGCCTCCGCACCCTGCTGGCCTCCTACAGCCTCACAGTCCGGCCAGCCACTC
This genomic stretch from Prionailurus bengalensis isolate Pbe53 chromosome D2, Fcat_Pben_1.1_paternal_pri, whole genome shotgun sequence harbors:
- the SEMA4G gene encoding semaphorin-4G isoform X1 codes for the protein MWGRLWPLFLSFLTASAVPGPSLRRPSRELDAIPRMTIPYEELSRTRHFKGQAQNYSTLLLEESSARLLVGARGALFSLNARDIGDGAHKEIHWEASPEMQSKCHQKGKNNQTECFNHVRFLQRLNATHFYACGTHAFQPLCAAIDAEAFTLPTSFEEGKEKCPYDPARGFTGLIIDGGLYTATRYEFRSIPDIRRSRHPHSLRTEEAPMHWLNDAEFVFSVLVRESEASTVGDDDKVYYFFTERATDEGPSSFTQSRNSHRVARVARVCKGDLGGKKILQKKWTSFLKARLVCHIPQYEMLRGVCSLDTDTSARTHFYAAFTLTTQWKTLEASAICRYDLAEVQAVFAGPYMEYQDGARRWGRYEGGVPEPRPGSCITDSLRTRGYNSSQDLPSLVLDFVKLHPLMARPVVPTRGRPLLLKRSVRYTHLTGTPVTTPAGPTYDLLFLGTADGWIHKAVVLGSGMHIIEETQVFKEPQSVENLVISPMQHSLYVGAPSGVIQLPLSSCSRYRSCYDCILARDPYCGWDPSTHSCIITNRSQGSRTALIQDIERGNRGCEGNKDTGPPPPLRTRSVLRGDDVLLPCDQPSNLARALWLLNGSMGLNDGQHGYRVGVDGLLVTNIQPEHSGNYGCYAEENGLRTLLASYSLTVRPATPAPAPQAPAVPGAQLAPDVRLLYVLAIAALGGLCLILASSLLYVACLQGGRRGRRRKYSLGRAGRAGGSAVQLQTVSGQCPGEEDEGDDGEGAGGLEGGCLQIIPGEGAPAPPPPPPPPPPAELTNGLVALPSRLRRMNGNSYVLLRQSNNGVPAGPCSFAEELSRILEKRKHTQLVEHLDESSV
- the SEMA4G gene encoding semaphorin-4G isoform X2, whose amino-acid sequence is MGLTKRSTGRPPQRCKANAIKKGKTTSPLPLPPQTECFNHVRFLQRLNATHFYACGTHAFQPLCAAIDAEAFTLPTSFEEGKEKCPYDPARGFTGLIIDGGLYTATRYEFRSIPDIRRSRHPHSLRTEEAPMHWLNDAEFVFSVLVRESEASTVGDDDKVYYFFTERATDEGPSSFTQSRNSHRVARVARVCKGDLGGKKILQKKWTSFLKARLVCHIPQYEMLRGVCSLDTDTSARTHFYAAFTLTTQWKTLEASAICRYDLAEVQAVFAGPYMEYQDGARRWGRYEGGVPEPRPGSCITDSLRTRGYNSSQDLPSLVLDFVKLHPLMARPVVPTRGRPLLLKRSVRYTHLTGTPVTTPAGPTYDLLFLGTADGWIHKAVVLGSGMHIIEETQVFKEPQSVENLVISPMQHSLYVGAPSGVIQLPLSSCSRYRSCYDCILARDPYCGWDPSTHSCIITNRSQGSRTALIQDIERGNRGCEGNKDTGPPPPLRTRSVLRGDDVLLPCDQPSNLARALWLLNGSMGLNDGQHGYRVGVDGLLVTNIQPEHSGNYGCYAEENGLRTLLASYSLTVRPATPAPAPQAPAVPGAQLAPDVRLLYVLAIAALGGLCLILASSLLYVACLQGGRRGRRRKYSLGRAGRAGGSAVQLQTVSGQCPGEEDEGDDGEGAGGLEGGCLQIIPGEGAPAPPPPPPPPPPAELTNGLVALPSRLRRMNGNSYVLLRQSNNGVPAGPCSFAEELSRILEKRKHTQLVEHLDESSV